In Methanomicrobium antiquum, one DNA window encodes the following:
- a CDS encoding TrmB family transcriptional regulator, translated as MGEIQPEPDRIYDSLKSLGLTKYEALVYMALLQVQGATATEIHEISKVPRASVYPVIDKLISKNLVSTSNTTPKRFSATPPEAAVKNMLGEIKKDADNALKALNELYESRPERPFGKQEYIWSITGEENILLKLKEALSSAEKEVFFAARWDFIKNKLSDITESVSPDVKIEIITSNWDKDGYPGIFPNASVKIFKEFNSYSRGTKNGASGVYIIDKKKVLLIMDSDADLDSASFNPPALYSESYGFVQFFLSYREFISGHLESLQKKEKISA; from the coding sequence ATGGGAGAAATACAACCAGAACCTGACAGAATTTACGATTCATTAAAGTCTCTTGGACTTACAAAATACGAGGCACTTGTATATATGGCTCTTTTGCAGGTGCAGGGCGCAACAGCGACAGAAATTCATGAAATATCAAAAGTGCCCCGCGCATCAGTATATCCTGTTATTGATAAGCTGATCTCAAAAAATCTTGTCAGCACATCAAATACAACCCCAAAAAGGTTTAGTGCAACACCGCCTGAAGCCGCTGTTAAAAATATGCTTGGCGAAATTAAAAAAGATGCAGATAATGCTTTAAAAGCTTTAAATGAGCTTTATGAATCAAGACCTGAGCGCCCGTTTGGAAAACAGGAATACATCTGGAGCATAACAGGAGAAGAGAATATTCTTCTTAAGTTAAAGGAGGCTTTAAGCAGTGCTGAAAAAGAGGTTTTTTTCGCCGCCAGGTGGGATTTTATCAAAAACAAACTGTCAGATATAACAGAAAGTGTAAGTCCTGATGTAAAAATTGAGATTATTACAAGCAACTGGGATAAAGACGGATATCCCGGCATTTTTCCCAATGCTTCGGTTAAGATTTTTAAGGAGTTTAACAGCTATAGCAGGGGCACTAAAAACGGTGCATCCGGAGTATATATAATTGATAAGAAAAAAGTTCTTTTAATAATGGATTCAGACGCAGATTTAGATTCAGCTTCTTTTAATCCTCCTGCCCTTTATTCTGAATCATATGGATTTGTCCAGTTCTTCTTATCTTATCGTGAATTCATTTCAGGACACCTTGAGAGCCTGCAGAAAAAAGAAAAAATATCTGCATAA
- a CDS encoding NAD(P)/FAD-dependent oxidoreductase — translation MITVVGGGPAGRFAAIYLAKAGKKVRLIEKRGSLGGQCLHQGCMVICGLNDCAKFLEESEKLQKLSVIDTAPKVNLPAVWSEMNKIQSVISKIIDKETEDFGISIVTGEAVIEGKTVFVDGRKLESESVLIATGSVPFMPKIPGNNLSGVYTPHTIMNLGELPKRIVIVGGGVISSEYSYIFSSFGSDVLIVSRSEFLRDKPEPFRKGVLKDLQRVKIREYTLLREIKGDESGKVTSVVLENGGSRYEVKCSAVLFAAGLIPGTEEISGLSIGSRGEIIIDENYETNVKGVFAAGDVTGRVFLTPFARMQGICAAKSILGEEIPKIPEYLPQSVKLFYEHSFCFKESDDEKGKNAENKGINFGNLKDIVFPTPAGPGSFWSVPDKNTGKSMIRVDGESGSVKGMYLGAPSSSVVAAYIAYLMERNLKTSDFDSFLEIHPSTDGICSLIKYAESDEESNKS, via the coding sequence ATGATAACTGTTGTCGGAGGCGGCCCTGCAGGTAGATTTGCCGCCATATATCTTGCAAAAGCAGGAAAAAAAGTGCGCCTGATTGAAAAAAGGGGCAGTCTTGGCGGCCAGTGCCTTCATCAGGGCTGTATGGTTATCTGCGGTTTAAACGACTGTGCAAAATTTCTTGAAGAGTCCGAAAAACTTCAAAAACTGTCAGTCATTGATACTGCACCAAAAGTTAACCTTCCTGCGGTCTGGTCTGAGATGAATAAAATTCAGTCGGTTATTTCAAAAATAATTGATAAGGAAACAGAAGATTTCGGAATTTCGATAGTAACCGGTGAAGCTGTAATAGAGGGAAAAACAGTCTTTGTTGACGGCCGGAAATTAGAGTCTGAAAGTGTTCTTATTGCGACAGGCTCTGTCCCTTTTATGCCAAAAATTCCCGGAAACAACTTATCCGGCGTATATACTCCTCATACAATAATGAATCTGGGTGAGCTTCCAAAAAGAATAGTTATTGTTGGTGGAGGCGTTATCTCTTCTGAATATTCTTATATTTTCTCTTCATTTGGATCAGACGTCTTAATAGTTTCAAGAAGTGAGTTTCTAAGAGATAAGCCTGAACCCTTTAGAAAGGGAGTTTTAAAAGATTTACAAAGAGTCAAAATACGCGAATACACTCTTTTAAGGGAGATAAAAGGTGACGAATCCGGAAAAGTTACCTCTGTTGTGCTTGAAAACGGAGGCAGTCGCTACGAGGTTAAGTGTTCTGCGGTTTTGTTTGCCGCCGGCCTTATACCCGGAACTGAGGAAATTTCAGGTCTCTCTATTGGCAGTAGAGGAGAGATAATAATTGATGAAAATTACGAGACAAATGTTAAGGGAGTTTTTGCGGCGGGAGATGTTACAGGCAGGGTATTTTTAACGCCTTTTGCCAGAATGCAGGGGATTTGCGCCGCAAAATCAATTCTTGGCGAAGAAATTCCAAAAATTCCAGAATATCTTCCTCAGTCGGTTAAGCTTTTTTATGAGCATTCTTTCTGCTTTAAGGAGTCTGATGATGAAAAAGGCAAAAATGCTGAAAATAAAGGAATAAATTTTGGAAATTTAAAAGATATTGTATTTCCGACACCTGCAGGGCCTGGTTCGTTCTGGTCAGTTCCTGACAAAAACACAGGGAAAAGTATGATAAGAGTTGATGGTGAATCAGGCTCTGTTAAGGGAATGTATCTTGGTGCTCCTTCATCATCTGTTGTTGCCGCCTATATTGCATATTTAATGGAAAGAAATCTTAAAACATCAGACTTTGACAGTTTTTTGGAGATTCATCCTTCAACAGACGGAATATGCAGTCTTATTAAATATGCGGAATCTGATGAAGAATCCAATAAATCCTAA
- a CDS encoding sensor histidine kinase produces MASGNNNQIFLKRFSLNEKLAEYISVIIVIVLFLIMEVTFQIIFESTVMVLSHIFYFPVILIAFFYPNKGTIIATLISALYLILTYSLVYPDFYAILSATMQFYVFISVAIVVSIISDKIRNEKKKFQSIFDYSESGICVAEKKSGKILKMNNKFKDILKDWDISESIENISSVCGGDEDCKRFLSIFDSKETIENREFILSPDGIEVYHALVSASKIPDGTIVINLTDVTSEKKFADDLFELNKSLKEGNKEANLYIDILAHDINNANTAAQGFAELLYDTVSDEDRPYFEKMMAGIKQSSSIIDKVVLIRDIHRNDETFFAQSLDEVIKKAASKIDADINYQPGGHRVLGGKFLEFLFLYVFENSVAFKKDNLKIDVSSEVKDESVEISIKDNGPGIPDNKKQNLFLRFQPEGNSRKGRGLGLPTCWLIADMYGGSIRAEDVNSDDFSEGLKITVTLKKA; encoded by the coding sequence ATGGCATCCGGGAATAACAATCAGATTTTTTTAAAACGGTTTTCTCTTAATGAAAAACTTGCAGAATATATCTCGGTAATTATTGTAATTGTGCTCTTTTTGATAATGGAGGTTACCTTTCAGATAATCTTTGAAAGCACGGTTATGGTTCTTTCACATATTTTTTATTTTCCCGTAATTTTAATAGCATTTTTTTATCCGAATAAAGGAACTATAATTGCAACATTAATCTCCGCATTATATCTGATTCTTACATATTCTCTTGTATATCCGGATTTTTATGCCATACTTTCTGCTACAATGCAGTTTTATGTATTCATATCAGTTGCAATTGTAGTATCAATAATATCTGACAAAATCAGAAACGAAAAGAAAAAATTCCAAAGCATTTTTGACTACTCGGAAAGCGGAATCTGTGTCGCTGAAAAAAAATCCGGAAAAATTCTCAAGATGAACAATAAGTTTAAGGATATACTAAAGGACTGGGATATTTCTGAATCTATTGAAAATATATCCTCTGTTTGTGGAGGAGATGAGGACTGTAAAAGGTTTTTAAGTATCTTTGATTCAAAAGAAACAATTGAAAATCGTGAATTTATACTTTCTCCTGACGGAATAGAAGTATATCATGCACTGGTTTCTGCATCAAAAATTCCTGACGGTACAATTGTTATAAATCTGACTGATGTAACCTCTGAGAAAAAATTTGCAGACGACTTGTTTGAGCTTAATAAATCCTTAAAAGAGGGAAATAAGGAGGCTAATCTTTACATCGATATACTTGCGCATGACATCAACAATGCAAATACTGCGGCACAGGGATTTGCAGAATTATTGTATGACACAGTTTCTGACGAGGACAGGCCATATTTTGAGAAGATGATGGCCGGAATAAAACAGAGTAGTAGTATAATTGACAAAGTCGTACTTATTAGAGACATTCACAGAAATGATGAAACTTTCTTTGCACAAAGCCTCGATGAGGTAATAAAAAAAGCGGCATCAAAGATTGACGCGGATATTAATTATCAGCCCGGTGGTCATAGAGTTTTGGGGGGAAAATTTCTGGAATTTTTATTCCTGTATGTTTTTGAAAACAGCGTTGCATTTAAAAAAGACAATTTAAAGATTGACGTTTCTTCTGAAGTTAAGGATGAATCTGTTGAAATATCAATAAAAGACAACGGCCCGGGCATTCCGGACAACAAAAAACAAAACCTGTTTTTGAGGTTTCAGCCTGAGGGCAACAGCAGAAAAGGAAGAGGTCTTGGTCTTCCAACCTGCTGGCTTATTGCAGATATGTATGGTGGAAGCATCAGAGCAGAGGATGTAAATTCTGATGATTTCAGTGAAGGTTTAAAAATCACTGTAACTCTGAAAAAAGCCTGA
- a CDS encoding tetratricopeptide repeat protein: MAIFDKIIGQGTNPNPWIEKASNLFDQGKYSEAFKGYEKALEIEPENGELCFKAGMALMYLAKYNDAERFFKRAVAASPDDLNAWQALGNSLYYARDFTSAVQCFDKILGSDPSIVDILYKKADSLENLGDFSGAADCCEKILLADGSNNSVRERLGLLYMRIGDFDNSIDSFGKVLAVDSSNVFVMIKTGEVLEKIGKFEDALGFYDAAIKTSPSDISAIYHKASLCERLGKYGEAAEIYRNIGIETSGDAVSGYNRAVNLLWSGAYSEAVYAFELVVKKNPADISAWHMMGTSLEHLGEYERAAFCFENILKYAPDNPQAWYQRGMCLSKLGKYADAMNSFSHVLRGAGGGSVNWINNNIDLSLFEKQSAEIESKLNIDVRETRMLEMQGEALMHLGRFEDAFLCFEKVVETNPENMNAWRNRTDTLLSLGEYGGAVESISHVLEKFPDEISLWEKKGTALMHLSENQKAIECFEKVLSEDPSNVSVWQKITEAKLKLGLFEEALLAMDNILSLAPDDDSTRSQKADILMMAGDYDSALEVLEPIMAKGGSDVNAWRNFITILDKTGRYEDAVSAIENLENADVADSFLLCQKAKIYEKTGNSEGAVDAYNAAYEMDPERVEIALSLANGLKLLGRYKEAAKAFEHHVRANREDALGWRELGITLWRSGDYEKAKKSFVKASELSPDDSAILLDKALLLLEIGDFTGACDAFESVLELKPENKVARRGYAFSLSGAKRTKEAIKEFGKFLDSEENDISARLEIASLCEKTGDFELSAGHYAAVLEDNEKDLSTWIKLAKILSLMGRYEDGVEACDNIIAFSPENYIANRIKGDLLFRLGKYSDAAESYEKALLVEPNDKATRILCAESLINAGKYKESLQNYSMVLENSEGDVESFFQCAQAQMHMGGYDKSIRFIGRVLKEKPELSGALLLNATAHERIGQYEEALSGYEEAIRADHKNHALWSARGMLLINTGRYNDAGKSFERAIEYGADSAGCWYGKGLALEHLGKHESAIESYDKVLSLNSNDTASSYRKAICLTKLGKYKEASECFEKALKKEKKEKKEKFDAIEEEED, from the coding sequence ATGGCAATCTTTGACAAAATAATAGGACAGGGGACCAATCCAAATCCCTGGATTGAAAAGGCTTCAAACCTTTTTGACCAGGGAAAGTATTCGGAAGCATTCAAAGGCTATGAAAAGGCGCTTGAAATTGAACCCGAAAATGGAGAATTGTGCTTCAAAGCCGGAATGGCCTTAATGTATCTTGCAAAGTACAATGACGCAGAGAGATTTTTTAAACGAGCCGTTGCGGCATCACCGGATGATTTGAATGCCTGGCAGGCACTTGGCAATTCTCTTTACTATGCAAGGGATTTTACAAGTGCTGTTCAGTGTTTTGATAAAATACTTGGGTCAGACCCCTCAATAGTTGATATACTATACAAAAAAGCTGATTCTCTTGAAAATCTGGGCGATTTCTCCGGTGCGGCAGACTGCTGTGAAAAAATACTTTTGGCAGATGGTTCCAACAATTCTGTTCGTGAAAGACTCGGTCTTTTGTATATGAGGATTGGGGATTTTGACAACTCAATTGATTCATTCGGAAAGGTGCTTGCAGTTGACTCCTCAAACGTTTTTGTTATGATAAAAACCGGAGAAGTGCTTGAAAAAATTGGAAAGTTTGAAGATGCACTTGGTTTTTATGATGCCGCTATAAAGACAAGCCCTTCTGACATCTCTGCAATATATCACAAAGCCTCACTTTGTGAAAGGCTTGGAAAATACGGGGAAGCCGCAGAAATATACAGAAATATCGGCATTGAGACATCAGGAGATGCTGTCTCAGGCTACAACCGTGCTGTAAATCTTTTGTGGAGCGGAGCATACTCAGAGGCAGTATATGCCTTTGAACTTGTTGTCAAGAAAAATCCTGCCGATATTTCCGCATGGCACATGATGGGAACTTCTCTTGAGCATCTGGGTGAGTACGAAAGAGCTGCATTTTGTTTTGAAAACATCTTAAAATATGCACCAGATAATCCTCAAGCCTGGTATCAGAGAGGAATGTGTCTTTCAAAACTTGGAAAATATGCAGATGCGATGAACAGCTTTAGCCATGTACTAAGAGGTGCAGGCGGCGGAAGTGTAAACTGGATAAACAATAACATTGACCTAAGTCTCTTTGAAAAACAGTCCGCAGAGATTGAATCAAAATTAAATATTGATGTAAGGGAGACAAGGATGCTTGAGATGCAGGGTGAGGCGCTTATGCATCTGGGCAGATTTGAGGATGCGTTTTTATGCTTTGAAAAGGTTGTCGAAACAAATCCTGAGAACATGAACGCATGGAGAAACCGTACAGATACCCTTTTAAGCCTTGGTGAATATGGCGGTGCTGTTGAATCCATATCTCATGTGCTTGAAAAATTCCCTGACGAAATTTCGCTTTGGGAAAAGAAAGGAACGGCTCTAATGCACCTTTCAGAAAACCAAAAGGCAATTGAGTGTTTTGAGAAGGTACTTTCTGAAGATCCTTCAAATGTATCTGTCTGGCAGAAGATTACTGAAGCAAAACTAAAACTCGGACTCTTCGAAGAAGCACTTTTGGCAATGGACAACATCTTGTCACTTGCACCTGACGATGATTCAACAAGGTCGCAGAAAGCTGATATTTTGATGATGGCCGGCGATTATGACTCTGCACTTGAAGTTTTGGAGCCTATAATGGCAAAAGGAGGAAGTGATGTTAATGCATGGAGAAATTTCATCACAATCCTTGACAAGACAGGAAGATATGAGGATGCTGTCTCTGCAATAGAAAACCTTGAAAATGCAGATGTTGCAGACTCTTTCCTTTTGTGCCAGAAGGCAAAAATCTATGAGAAGACCGGAAATTCTGAAGGTGCGGTGGATGCATATAATGCCGCATATGAGATGGACCCTGAAAGAGTAGAGATTGCACTTTCGCTTGCAAACGGTTTAAAACTTCTTGGAAGATACAAAGAGGCCGCAAAAGCTTTTGAGCATCATGTAAGGGCAAATCGCGAAGATGCACTTGGATGGAGAGAACTTGGAATAACCCTCTGGAGATCAGGAGATTATGAAAAGGCGAAAAAATCCTTTGTGAAAGCATCAGAGCTTAGTCCTGATGACAGTGCCATTCTTCTGGACAAGGCTCTTCTTCTACTTGAAATCGGAGATTTCACTGGTGCATGTGATGCTTTTGAATCTGTTCTTGAGCTTAAACCTGAAAACAAGGTTGCTAGGCGCGGATATGCCTTTTCTCTTTCAGGCGCTAAAAGAACAAAGGAGGCAATCAAAGAATTTGGAAAATTCCTTGATTCAGAAGAGAATGATATTTCCGCAAGGCTTGAAATTGCATCGTTATGCGAAAAGACCGGCGATTTTGAGCTCTCTGCAGGACATTATGCCGCCGTTTTAGAAGATAATGAAAAAGATCTTAGCACATGGATAAAACTTGCCAAAATTCTGTCTCTTATGGGAAGATATGAAGACGGCGTTGAAGCATGCGACAACATAATTGCATTCTCTCCTGAAAATTATATAGCAAACCGCATAAAAGGGGATTTGCTCTTCAGGCTTGGCAAATATTCTGATGCTGCAGAAAGCTATGAAAAAGCGCTTCTGGTTGAGCCAAATGACAAGGCAACCCGTATCTTATGTGCGGAGTCTCTCATAAACGCCGGAAAATACAAAGAGAGTCTTCAGAATTATTCAATGGTTCTTGAAAACTCCGAAGGCGACGTCGAAAGTTTCTTCCAGTGTGCACAGGCCCAGATGCACATGGGCGGATATGACAAGTCTATAAGATTTATCGGACGTGTCTTAAAAGAAAAACCGGAGCTTTCTGGAGCACTTCTTTTGAATGCCACCGCCCATGAGCGTATCGGACAGTATGAAGAGGCACTTTCAGGGTATGAAGAGGCAATACGTGCAGATCATAAAAATCATGCCCTTTGGAGTGCACGCGGGATGCTTCTGATAAACACTGGAAGGTACAATGACGCCGGGAAATCCTTTGAGCGTGCAATAGAGTATGGTGCAGATTCCGCCGGATGCTGGTATGGAAAAGGCCTTGCACTTGAGCATCTAGGAAAGCATGAATCTGCAATTGAGTCTTATGATAAGGTTTTGTCATTAAATTCAAACGATACTGCCTCATCCTACAGAAAAGCAATCTGCCTTACAAAACTTGGAAAATACAAAGAAGCGTCAGAGTGCTTTGAAAAGGCATTAAAGAAGGAGAAAAAGGAAAAGAAGGAAAAGTTTGATGCCATAGAAGAAGAGGAAGATTAA
- a CDS encoding DUF7504 family protein, with amino-acid sequence MSDLNSAMDNCGKGRIILSMTSAEKLTDASYDIVKNAVNAGHRTIVITVNNPSPLIKDQYRKQGLDISNIFFIDAITKYALGSLPEDIDNAVFVSNPSNLTDIGIILTEMLKGNADEKTCVVVDSINTMLIYLPTPTLTKFIHFLSSKLRLMKCCGYYLTVKDGIDPMLMMQLKTFSDEIIEI; translated from the coding sequence TTGTCAGATCTAAATAGTGCAATGGATAACTGCGGCAAAGGCCGTATAATCCTCTCAATGACTTCGGCGGAAAAACTCACAGATGCAAGCTATGATATTGTTAAAAATGCAGTTAATGCCGGACATCGCACTATTGTAATTACTGTAAACAACCCATCGCCCCTGATAAAGGATCAATACAGAAAACAAGGACTTGACATATCAAACATCTTTTTCATAGACGCAATCACAAAATATGCCCTTGGAAGCCTCCCTGAAGATATTGACAATGCTGTTTTTGTAAGCAACCCTTCAAATCTGACAGATATTGGAATAATACTTACAGAGATGCTTAAGGGAAATGCGGACGAAAAAACATGTGTTGTTGTTGATTCAATAAACACAATGCTTATCTATCTGCCGACACCTACACTCACCAAATTCATACATTTTCTCTCAAGCAAATTAAGACTCATGAAGTGCTGCGGATATTATCTTACTGTAAAAGACGGAATAGATCCAATGCTGATGATGCAGTTAAAAACATTCTCTGATGAAATTATTGAGATTTAA
- a CDS encoding PAS domain-containing response regulator has product MLHILMVDEEPEILELASIYLPKYGSYSIDKAYSVKEALSFLSHNSYDAIISDYEMPETNGLEFLKIIRQIDQSVPFIIFSGKGREEVVTEAFRSGADGYVQKSSNPWSQYAELDHQIDIASKKRNAEQELRMKEYAIEMSFNAIMMFDEEKKIIYANKAAVKLHGYDSKDSVIGRDIEELFFFGEEEGDTGFFSSLQNNRWYFGELEGRKGDGKRINIELSAVKISNEIKKEIYYFISYVDITEKKKAEDALLQYLTEAARRLKEPLNHICRNILETIDEIDKIDEVNQPEKTKLKLSVQVKNTQQIIENLKELNKTISNGFDSIPEDFKDFISR; this is encoded by the coding sequence ATGTTACATATTCTAATGGTTGATGAAGAACCTGAAATTCTGGAGCTTGCTTCAATATATCTTCCAAAATACGGGAGTTACTCTATTGACAAAGCATACTCCGTAAAAGAGGCGCTTTCTTTTCTTAGTCATAATTCATACGATGCTATTATCTCTGATTATGAAATGCCTGAAACTAACGGACTTGAATTTTTAAAAATAATCCGTCAAATTGATCAGTCAGTTCCGTTTATCATATTTTCAGGAAAGGGCAGGGAAGAAGTAGTAACAGAAGCCTTCAGAAGCGGAGCTGACGGTTACGTTCAGAAAAGCTCAAATCCATGGTCGCAATATGCCGAACTTGATCACCAGATTGACATTGCATCCAAAAAGAGAAACGCCGAACAGGAACTCCGGATGAAAGAATATGCAATAGAGATGTCCTTTAACGCCATTATGATGTTTGATGAGGAAAAAAAGATAATTTATGCCAATAAAGCCGCAGTAAAACTTCACGGTTATGATTCAAAAGATTCTGTTATCGGAAGAGACATTGAAGAGCTGTTTTTCTTCGGAGAAGAAGAAGGAGATACAGGATTTTTCTCTTCTCTTCAAAACAACAGATGGTATTTTGGAGAACTGGAAGGCAGAAAAGGGGACGGGAAGAGAATTAATATCGAATTATCGGCTGTAAAAATCTCAAATGAGATTAAAAAAGAAATTTACTACTTCATCTCATATGTTGATATAACTGAAAAGAAAAAAGCAGAAGACGCGCTTTTGCAGTATTTAACAGAAGCCGCAAGGAGGCTTAAAGAACCCTTAAATCACATTTGTAGAAACATCCTTGAAACAATTGATGAAATTGATAAAATAGATGAGGTGAATCAGCCTGAAAAAACAAAACTGAAACTTTCTGTTCAAGTCAAAAACACCCAGCAGATAATTGAAAATTTAAAGGAGCTTAATAAAACAATTTCCAATGGTTTTGACTCAATTCCAGAGGATTTTAAAGACTTTATTTCAAGGTGA
- a CDS encoding ADP-ribosylglycohydrolase family protein, which translates to MQNEYRGAMLGAAIGDALGMPYETTPPAVGRRRYGFKKAPKNHPNAGLNAGEYTDDTRIALLAGELFVSGNFTPEKYASKLKQLCDEKKLGFVDGTVYTACRHMADKTRVSGCNSTTSGCISLGLSFALVYSDIVQLREELVKACAVTHTSPAAHAAAISFATLIRSVIDGNENPMHEAQKNAFLEDNDLGMKTGNALRIAEEKLGPESALSIIGNDVSVYQTLPMAYYLIERFGDDPEFLNIAVSVGGNTDTIGFICGAWLGARYGASGLDEDLVLGLYNRETIETLANRLYMRFGTKD; encoded by the coding sequence ATGCAAAATGAATACAGGGGTGCCATGCTTGGTGCTGCAATCGGAGATGCCCTTGGAATGCCGTATGAAACAACACCGCCTGCAGTCGGGCGCAGACGTTATGGTTTTAAAAAAGCTCCAAAAAATCATCCTAATGCCGGTTTAAATGCCGGAGAATATACAGATGACACCCGTATTGCACTTTTGGCCGGAGAGCTTTTCGTAAGCGGAAATTTCACTCCTGAAAAATATGCTTCAAAATTAAAACAGCTTTGTGATGAAAAAAAGCTTGGGTTTGTTGATGGTACAGTCTATACGGCATGCCGGCATATGGCTGACAAAACGAGGGTTTCCGGATGCAACTCGACAACCTCCGGCTGTATTTCCCTTGGGCTTTCCTTTGCACTTGTATATTCAGATATTGTGCAGTTAAGAGAAGAGCTTGTAAAAGCGTGTGCTGTAACTCATACAAGCCCGGCGGCACATGCCGCGGCAATATCATTTGCAACACTTATACGCTCCGTAATTGACGGCAATGAAAATCCGATGCATGAGGCGCAGAAAAATGCCTTTTTAGAGGACAACGACCTTGGAATGAAGACCGGAAACGCACTCAGGATTGCAGAAGAAAAATTAGGGCCTGAATCTGCATTATCAATAATTGGAAATGATGTATCTGTTTATCAGACACTTCCTATGGCATATTACCTAATTGAGCGTTTTGGAGATGATCCTGAATTTTTAAATATTGCAGTAAGTGTTGGGGGAAATACCGACACAATCGGATTTATATGCGGTGCATGGCTTGGTGCCCGGTATGGCGCATCCGGTCTTGATGAAGACCTGGTGCTTGGCCTTTACAACCGCGAAACCATAGAAACGCTTGCAAACCGGCTTTACATGCGTTTCGGCACAAAGGATTAA
- the argC gene encoding N-acetyl-gamma-glutamyl-phosphate reductase yields MDIAIIGASGYTGGDLVRLLLSHSKAKVTAVTSRKEEGKPLTSLHPGLKGLCSLSFTNPDVNDIDADFVFLAVPHTAAMNYAGILKERGIKCVDLSADYRLLKDVYEKTYGVSHTAYFKAPYGLCELHRDEIKGADFIANPGCFPTGATLAAAPVAKFAHTIIYDSKTGVSGAGTSPSSTNQYTNVADTFSAYKWTNHRHLVEMKQEAAGLGSKANCYFTPHLLPVNRGILTTAHILLDEPMSQEEVEKLYNDMYRDEFFVRIQNPTLAGVRGSNFCDVNVQCDGKRVVAVSAIDNLVKGASGQAIQNMNIMCGFDEKDGLLTAPLCP; encoded by the coding sequence ATGGATATTGCAATCATCGGTGCATCCGGTTATACCGGAGGAGATCTTGTCCGTCTTCTGCTTAGTCACTCCAAAGCAAAAGTAACGGCAGTTACATCAAGAAAGGAGGAGGGTAAACCGCTTACTTCCCTTCATCCCGGTCTGAAAGGTTTATGCTCTCTCTCATTTACAAACCCTGATGTAAATGACATTGACGCGGATTTTGTATTTCTTGCAGTTCCTCATACTGCGGCAATGAACTATGCAGGTATTCTAAAAGAGAGAGGAATAAAATGTGTTGACTTAAGTGCTGATTACCGTCTTTTAAAGGATGTTTATGAAAAGACGTATGGTGTTTCACATACTGCATACTTTAAAGCACCATATGGTCTTTGTGAACTTCACAGAGATGAGATAAAAGGAGCAGATTTCATAGCAAATCCTGGCTGTTTTCCTACAGGCGCAACACTTGCGGCCGCACCGGTTGCAAAATTCGCACATACAATAATATATGATTCAAAGACCGGAGTTTCGGGTGCAGGGACAAGTCCGTCTTCCACAAACCAGTACACCAATGTAGCAGACACATTTTCAGCTTACAAATGGACAAATCACAGGCATCTTGTGGAGATGAAACAGGAGGCGGCAGGTCTTGGCTCAAAAGCAAATTGCTATTTTACACCGCACCTTCTGCCTGTTAACAGAGGGATTTTGACAACCGCACACATACTTCTTGACGAACCGATGTCGCAGGAAGAGGTCGAAAAGCTCTATAATGACATGTACAGAGATGAGTTTTTTGTCAGGATTCAAAACCCGACTCTTGCAGGAGTTCGCGGAAGCAACTTCTGCGATGTAAATGTCCAGTGTGATGGAAAAAGAGTTGTGGCAGTATCTGCAATAGACAACCTGGTTAAGGGTGCAAGCGGTCAGGCAATACAGAACATGAATATAATGTGTGGATTTGATGAAAAAGACGGCCTTTTGACAGCGCCTTTATGCCCGTGA
- a CDS encoding CBS domain-containing protein — MQIKDVMTPNPVTVKLDSKISEAAGVLRKFRIGGLPVMEDERVVGVVTETDILSLLETGDISDDLWLPSPLEIIEVPIREFVNWEKTKKALSDIGESPVSEIMSSDVVSIEDCADIEEGAKLMLDEGIARLPVMHNDRLVGIVTRQDIIRGISMKRSKSEEDSD; from the coding sequence ATGCAGATTAAAGATGTAATGACCCCAAATCCCGTCACTGTGAAGCTGGATTCAAAAATTAGTGAGGCCGCAGGAGTTTTAAGAAAGTTTCGAATAGGAGGTCTTCCGGTAATGGAGGATGAACGTGTTGTCGGTGTTGTGACTGAAACCGATATCTTATCACTCCTTGAAACCGGCGATATCAGCGATGATCTGTGGCTTCCATCCCCGCTTGAGATAATCGAAGTTCCTATAAGGGAATTTGTAAACTGGGAGAAGACCAAAAAAGCACTCTCTGATATTGGTGAAAGTCCGGTATCTGAAATTATGAGCAGTGATGTTGTATCTATAGAAGACTGTGCCGATATTGAAGAAGGTGCTAAATTAATGCTTGATGAGGGTATTGCACGTCTTCCGGTTATGCACAACGACAGGCTTGTCGGAATTGTGACAAGACAGGATATTATACGTGGAATCAGCATGAAAAGGTCAAAGTCAGAAGAAGATAGTGATTAA